A genomic region of Bacteroidetes bacterium GWF2_43_63 contains the following coding sequences:
- a CDS encoding 30S ribosomal protein S18, translated as MAQQGNDIRYLTPINIETKKKKYCRFKKARIKYIDYKDAEFLIKFVNDQGKILPRRITGTSTKFQKKISRAIKRARHLALLPFVTDLLK; from the coding sequence ATGGCACAACAAGGAAATGATATCCGCTATTTAACGCCGATCAACATTGAAACGAAGAAGAAAAAATACTGTCGTTTCAAGAAGGCCCGCATCAAATATATCGATTATAAAGATGCTGAATTCCTGATCAAATTCGTGAACGACCAGGGTAAAATTCTGCCCCGTCGCATCACCGGCACTTCAACCAAATTCCAGAAAAAGATTTCACGCGCCATCAAACGCGCTCGTCATCTTGCTCTGCTGCCTTTTGTTACTGACCTTTTAAAATAA
- a CDS encoding DNA polymerase III, subunit gamma and tau: MDSFVVSARKYRPASFKMVVGQDTIVKTLKNAITNNHLAQAFLFTGPRGIGKTTCARIMAKTINCTNLSPEGEACNECHSCQSFNSSASFNIHELDAASNNSVEDIRNLVDQVRVPPQEGKYKIYIIDEVHMLSQAAFNAFLKTLEEPPAYAKFILATTERHKIIPTILSRCQIYNFKRITVEDIAGYLKYVAESEGVEAESDALHIIAQKADGAMRDALSLFDQMVTFSGKEISYRSVIENLNILDFDNYFQFTDFFITGDYRGALVLLSDITSSGFDGQHIISGMSNHIRNLLMARDPATASLLEAGVQMSKRYTDQAGRAPESFLTTSLDMLTGAEFDYRQSNVKSLFLENLILQLSLILAKLADQGEAKKKIAESEKDNPIKEPEAAAYTSAPVKKTAEEERKNIPAPNKINVQQKIDELSKNSRSVHKSEPFDRKKMLSVWADYCESIKASKINLYSILVNSTIDKNEKGNVEITVDGPMKKAEIEAERDHIIQSMRRMLCNDEIMLQITLTEKVKTGEVTGLAQEKLNEAIEKYPGISFFVETLNLNPEL; the protein is encoded by the coding sequence ATGGATTCTTTTGTTGTTTCTGCACGAAAATACCGCCCGGCATCATTTAAAATGGTGGTGGGTCAGGATACTATTGTCAAGACACTGAAAAATGCCATCACCAACAATCATCTGGCACAGGCCTTTCTGTTTACCGGACCGCGAGGGATTGGTAAAACAACCTGCGCCAGAATCATGGCCAAAACCATCAACTGTACAAATCTGTCTCCCGAAGGCGAAGCTTGTAATGAATGTCACTCTTGTCAATCGTTCAACAGCTCTGCATCTTTCAATATTCATGAACTCGATGCCGCCTCAAACAATTCGGTGGAAGATATCCGCAATCTGGTGGATCAGGTGCGCGTTCCGCCACAGGAAGGCAAATATAAGATCTACATCATCGATGAGGTTCATATGTTGTCGCAGGCCGCATTCAACGCGTTTCTAAAGACATTGGAAGAACCGCCGGCCTACGCCAAATTCATTCTGGCAACCACCGAGCGTCACAAAATAATACCGACCATTCTATCCCGCTGTCAGATTTATAATTTCAAGCGCATTACCGTTGAAGACATTGCCGGCTATCTGAAATATGTTGCTGAAAGTGAGGGTGTGGAAGCTGAATCAGACGCACTGCACATTATTGCACAAAAAGCAGATGGTGCCATGCGCGATGCTTTGTCGCTTTTTGATCAGATGGTCACATTCAGCGGAAAAGAAATCAGTTACCGTTCGGTAATTGAAAACCTGAATATTCTTGATTTCGATAATTATTTTCAGTTCACGGATTTCTTCATCACAGGCGATTACAGAGGAGCTTTGGTGCTGCTCAGTGATATTACGTCCAGTGGTTTCGACGGACAACATATTATTTCAGGAATGAGCAATCATATCCGAAACCTGCTGATGGCGCGTGATCCAGCAACGGCATCCTTGCTTGAAGCAGGCGTTCAGATGTCGAAGCGATATACCGATCAAGCTGGCAGAGCACCGGAATCATTTCTGACAACATCGCTTGATATGCTTACAGGCGCGGAGTTCGACTACCGGCAAAGCAATGTGAAAAGTCTCTTTCTGGAGAATTTGATATTACAGCTTAGCCTTATTCTTGCCAAACTTGCCGATCAGGGCGAAGCAAAAAAAAAAATAGCTGAGTCGGAGAAAGACAATCCAATAAAAGAGCCAGAGGCAGCTGCATACACATCAGCTCCGGTAAAAAAAACAGCTGAGGAAGAACGGAAAAATATTCCAGCTCCCAACAAAATTAATGTTCAACAAAAAATTGATGAACTTAGTAAGAACTCCAGATCAGTTCATAAAAGTGAGCCTTTTGACCGAAAAAAAATGTTGTCGGTATGGGCCGATTACTGTGAATCAATCAAAGCTTCGAAAATTAATCTGTACTCCATCCTTGTGAACTCCACCATTGATAAAAATGAAAAAGGGAATGTAGAGATTACCGTTGATGGACCAATGAAGAAGGCAGAGATTGAAGCAGAACGCGATCATATCATACAGTCGATGCGACGCATGCTTTGCAACGATGAAATCATGCTCCAAATAACGCTGACCGAGAAAGTGAAAACCGGAGAAGTGACAGGACTTGCGCAGGAAAAACTGAATGAAGCCATTGAAAAATACCCCGGCATTTCTTTCTTCGTTGAAACATTGAATCTGAATCCAGAATTGTAA
- a CDS encoding 30S ribosomal protein S6 has translation MVRRYETVFIMTPVLSDEQAKETVQKFRKLLTDKGAQIRHEEDWGLKKLAYPIQKKTTGFYRLIEFEAEGTVVSELEVNYKRDERVIRFLTVSLDKYGVEFVEKRRRLKADKAKEEGKKEPEV, from the coding sequence ATGGTAAGACGTTACGAAACCGTTTTCATTATGACTCCCGTTTTGTCTGATGAACAGGCAAAGGAAACGGTACAGAAATTCAGAAAGCTCCTCACCGACAAGGGTGCTCAGATTAGGCACGAAGAGGACTGGGGGTTAAAAAAGTTAGCCTACCCGATTCAGAAAAAAACCACCGGATTTTATCGTTTGATAGAATTTGAAGCTGAAGGCACCGTGGTTTCAGAACTTGAAGTGAATTACAAACGCGACGAGCGCGTGATTCGTTTCCTGACTGTTTCATTGGACAAGTACGGAGTTGAGTTTGTGGAAAAACGCCGCAGGCTGAAAGCCGACAAAGCCAAAGAAGAAGGTAAAAAAGAACCCGAAGTTTAA
- a CDS encoding cupin — protein MENAFEHSKATAVASAIDYTPGGIVSKIVSKNTGGNLTLFAFDAGQALSEHAAPFDAVVQVIEGTGEYIIGGEPYTVKAGELIIMPANIPHAVRAPEAFKMLLFMIKG, from the coding sequence ATGGAAAACGCATTTGAACATTCAAAAGCCACCGCTGTTGCTTCGGCCATTGATTATACACCGGGTGGCATTGTTAGTAAAATTGTTTCGAAAAACACCGGCGGCAACCTCACCTTGTTTGCTTTCGATGCCGGACAGGCACTGAGCGAGCATGCAGCCCCATTTGATGCTGTTGTTCAGGTGATTGAAGGGACCGGAGAATACATAATCGGTGGCGAACCTTATACGGTAAAAGCCGGCGAACTGATCATTATGCCAGCCAATATTCCACATGCAGTAAGAGCACCGGAAGCATTTAAAATGCTCCTTTTTATGATCAAAGGATAA
- a CDS encoding peptidase M16, producing the protein MSLMQVSFAQKETNPGAGTQSSTGHYKYETVPGDPLNARIYTLENGLKVYMTVYKNVPRIQTYIAVGAGSKNDPHETTGLAHYFEHMMFKGTPNFGTSDYAKESVLIARVDSLFEIYRTLTDEKERADMYKIIDSVSFAASKYAIPNEYDKLMVSIGAEGTNAYTSFEQTVYVENVPSNQLENWALIQSDRFANPVLRGFHTELETIYEEKNMTMTSDSRKVFTALLEGVFPTHEYGTQTTIGTQEHIKNPSMKNIREFHAKYYVPNNMAIALSGDFNPDEAIKVIDKYFGSMKPGNMNAFVPAVEKPITSPVEKTVLGPDAANLMIGFRFPGSGTDDALKLELLDMILSNSAAGMIDLNLTKKQKTLKAGSGCYVLKDYSIQLLYGTPKEGQTLQEVRDLLLGQIDAIKKGEFEDWLLPAIINDLKLKQVKAFEDNGSRADAFVDAFILGQSWDKYISKLDRMAKFTKQDIVDFANANFKDNYVIVYKETGKDESIKKISKNKLTKLDMNRDMESEMLKQVKVSKVNEIEPVYVDFEKDITVSNLKSNIPLYYVQNKENETFSMYYVFDMGSNHDKKLPYAIDYLKFIGTDKLSSEELSKKFYSIGCEFNVFNSADQVYVQLSGLSDNFIEGLDVFEDLLAHATPNEEAWTNFVNDEMKSRTDAKKNLQYVFSYLVGYGLYGPTNPMNDQLSEKELKAMTAAEAVNIIKSLLSYKHRVLFYGDITMQELSKTLNEKHLAPATLKDVPAERVYTQQATEKNVIYWAHFDTPQSQIIMLNRGEKGFNATLNPTLRLFNEYFGGSMNSVIFQEMREARALAYTAMSLYQTPEKNTEYYYSLSYIATQYDKMQTAIDAFLELMNAMPESENAFNLAQEGIIKQIRTARTTRDDILWKYEDYKKIGVTEDLNKAIYAKVPTMTMEDLKKFQASYMKDKPHTYLILGDRKSLPLKMLKKYGKVKEVKIETLFGY; encoded by the coding sequence ATGAGCCTGATGCAGGTGAGCTTTGCGCAGAAAGAAACAAACCCCGGCGCTGGAACTCAAAGCAGTACCGGCCATTACAAGTATGAAACGGTACCTGGTGATCCGCTCAACGCGAGAATATACACCCTCGAAAATGGGCTGAAAGTGTATATGACCGTTTACAAAAACGTTCCCCGCATTCAGACTTACATTGCCGTTGGTGCAGGTAGCAAAAATGACCCGCATGAAACTACGGGTCTTGCGCATTATTTCGAGCACATGATGTTCAAGGGTACACCAAATTTCGGTACTTCTGATTATGCAAAAGAATCGGTACTGATCGCAAGGGTGGATTCTCTTTTTGAAATCTATCGCACCCTTACCGATGAAAAGGAAAGAGCTGACATGTATAAAATCATTGACAGTGTTTCTTTTGCTGCATCAAAATACGCCATTCCCAACGAATACGACAAGCTGATGGTTTCTATCGGAGCCGAAGGCACCAATGCATATACTTCGTTCGAGCAAACCGTTTATGTTGAAAATGTTCCTTCAAACCAGCTTGAAAACTGGGCTCTTATTCAATCAGACCGCTTTGCAAATCCAGTTCTTCGTGGATTTCATACCGAACTTGAGACCATTTACGAAGAGAAAAACATGACCATGACTTCGGATTCGCGCAAAGTCTTCACCGCTCTGCTCGAAGGCGTGTTCCCGACTCATGAGTATGGCACCCAGACAACCATCGGAACTCAGGAACACATCAAGAATCCTTCGATGAAAAACATCCGCGAGTTTCATGCAAAATACTATGTACCTAACAATATGGCCATTGCGCTTTCCGGTGATTTCAATCCGGATGAAGCCATTAAAGTCATTGACAAATACTTCGGCTCCATGAAACCGGGCAATATGAATGCTTTCGTTCCTGCTGTTGAAAAGCCCATTACCAGCCCTGTTGAGAAAACTGTTTTAGGTCCTGATGCCGCTAATCTGATGATTGGTTTCCGCTTCCCCGGATCAGGTACCGATGACGCACTGAAACTCGAATTGCTTGATATGATTTTGTCGAACAGTGCTGCCGGTATGATTGACCTCAATCTTACTAAAAAGCAAAAAACACTGAAAGCCGGCTCCGGATGCTATGTTCTGAAAGATTATTCTATTCAGTTATTGTATGGAACACCCAAAGAAGGTCAGACATTACAGGAAGTACGTGACCTGCTTTTGGGACAGATCGACGCCATCAAAAAAGGTGAATTCGAAGACTGGTTGCTGCCTGCGATCATCAACGACCTGAAACTGAAACAAGTGAAGGCTTTCGAAGACAATGGTTCACGCGCTGACGCGTTTGTCGATGCATTTATCCTCGGACAGTCATGGGATAAATATATTTCGAAACTCGATCGCATGGCCAAATTCACCAAACAAGACATTGTTGATTTTGCCAATGCCAATTTCAAAGACAACTACGTAATTGTTTACAAAGAAACCGGCAAAGACGAATCCATTAAAAAGATTTCAAAAAACAAGCTTACCAAGCTTGATATGAACCGCGACATGGAGTCGGAAATGCTGAAACAGGTCAAAGTTTCAAAAGTAAATGAAATTGAACCCGTTTATGTTGATTTCGAAAAAGACATCACTGTTTCCAATCTCAAATCAAACATTCCCCTTTACTATGTGCAGAATAAAGAAAACGAAACATTCAGCATGTATTATGTGTTTGACATGGGCAGCAATCATGACAAAAAACTTCCTTACGCTATCGATTATCTGAAATTCATTGGTACCGACAAACTTTCTTCGGAAGAACTGAGTAAAAAATTCTACAGCATTGGATGCGAATTCAATGTTTTCAATTCAGCGGATCAGGTATATGTGCAGCTGAGCGGTTTGAGCGATAATTTTATTGAAGGCCTCGATGTATTTGAAGACCTGCTTGCACACGCCACTCCCAACGAAGAAGCATGGACAAATTTTGTCAACGACGAAATGAAATCCCGCACCGATGCCAAGAAAAATTTACAATATGTATTCAGTTATCTGGTTGGTTATGGACTCTATGGTCCGACAAATCCAATGAACGACCAGCTGTCCGAAAAAGAGCTGAAAGCCATGACTGCTGCCGAAGCTGTGAATATTATCAAGTCGTTGCTTAGCTACAAACATCGTGTACTTTTCTATGGCGACATAACGATGCAGGAACTTTCAAAAACGCTGAACGAAAAACATCTTGCTCCTGCAACATTGAAAGATGTACCTGCTGAGCGCGTTTACACACAACAAGCAACTGAAAAGAATGTCATTTACTGGGCACATTTCGACACACCGCAATCTCAGATTATCATGCTTAACCGTGGTGAAAAAGGCTTCAATGCGACGTTGAATCCAACACTCAGACTGTTTAATGAATATTTCGGCGGCAGCATGAATTCTGTCATCTTCCAGGAAATGCGCGAAGCAAGAGCGTTGGCATACACGGCTATGTCGTTATATCAAACGCCGGAAAAAAACACCGAATATTACTACAGTCTTTCATACATTGCCACGCAATACGACAAGATGCAGACTGCCATTGATGCTTTCCTTGAACTGATGAATGCCATGCCGGAATCGGAAAATGCTTTCAATCTTGCACAAGAAGGAATCATTAAACAAATCCGCACAGCGCGCACCACCCGCGACGATATTTTGTGGAAATACGAAGACTACAAAAAAATCGGCGTTACGGAAGATCTGAACAAAGCCATCTATGCAAAAGTTCCAACAATGACCATGGAAGATCTGAAAAAATTCCAGGCATCCTATATGAAAGATAAACCTCACACTTATCTCATTCTGGGAGACCGCAAATCGCTTCCTTTAAAAATGCTGAAAAAATACGGCAAAGTGAAAGAAGTGAAAATTGAGACATTGTTTGGTTACTAA
- a CDS encoding chorismate synthase: MSAGNTFGSLLKLTLFGESHGPAVGGVLDGFPAGLEINQALIGDMLKQRAPVSVHETARREDDVVEFLSGVMNNTTSGGPVAFIIRNTGARSGDYNDLKSVFRPGHADYVSFKKYGNLPQAGGGRASGRETAARVVAGAMALDFLRSENIDIISYVSAIGAAVLKNSGQWFDEKVVFNSLLHCPDNTAEAAMQQLIDDVVLLKDSIGGKITTVVKGLPAGVGEPVFGKINAVLSQAVMSIPGAKGVDFGEGFSGISLRGSQYNDAMQPEKGKISFASNHSGGIQAGISNGNLLVMNTAFRPASSIGIKQDTVDVENNKTTVTVGGRHDACFVPRAAIVVTSMTALALMDLLLQFKSFERKF, encoded by the coding sequence ATGTCTGCAGGAAATACTTTTGGATCATTGCTTAAACTGACACTTTTCGGCGAGTCGCACGGACCGGCCGTAGGAGGCGTTCTCGATGGCTTCCCTGCTGGTTTGGAAATCAACCAGGCACTCATCGGTGATATGCTTAAGCAGCGTGCACCAGTTTCGGTACATGAGACCGCGCGCCGTGAAGACGACGTAGTTGAGTTTCTGAGCGGTGTCATGAACAATACAACCAGCGGAGGTCCGGTGGCTTTTATCATTCGCAACACAGGCGCCCGTTCTGGCGATTACAATGATTTGAAAAGTGTTTTCAGGCCAGGGCATGCCGATTATGTAAGTTTTAAAAAGTATGGAAATCTCCCACAGGCAGGCGGAGGGCGCGCTTCAGGTCGTGAGACCGCAGCTCGAGTAGTTGCCGGCGCCATGGCGCTTGATTTCCTGCGCTCAGAAAATATTGACATCATCAGCTATGTATCAGCCATTGGCGCAGCTGTCTTGAAAAACAGCGGACAGTGGTTTGATGAAAAAGTGGTATTCAATTCTTTGTTGCATTGTCCCGACAATACTGCAGAAGCCGCAATGCAACAGCTTATTGATGATGTTGTTCTTTTGAAAGATTCCATTGGAGGAAAGATTACTACGGTCGTAAAAGGATTGCCGGCTGGAGTGGGCGAGCCTGTTTTTGGAAAGATCAATGCTGTTTTGAGTCAGGCGGTGATGAGCATTCCGGGTGCAAAAGGTGTGGACTTTGGCGAAGGGTTTTCCGGAATTTCATTACGGGGAAGTCAGTACAACGACGCCATGCAACCGGAAAAGGGAAAAATTTCATTTGCTTCAAATCACAGTGGGGGCATTCAGGCCGGTATTTCAAACGGAAACCTGTTGGTGATGAATACAGCATTTCGACCTGCATCTTCGATCGGAATAAAGCAGGATACGGTCGATGTTGAAAACAATAAAACCACAGTGACCGTTGGCGGCCGGCACGATGCTTGCTTTGTGCCGCGCGCTGCAATTGTTGTGACATCAATGACTGCGCTGGCATTAATGGATTTGTTGCTGCAGTTTAAATCGTTTGAACGGAAGTTTTGA
- a CDS encoding hydroxylamine reductase: MSMFCFQCQETAKGTGCTIAGVCGKKEPVSAMQDLLIYNVKGLSWWMDKANQLGITLDAKTDRMVLNAIFATITNANFDRKAIIALVNETLAAKKKIRALVEPKLNDVQIPGAAQWEATTEEDFDKKALLIGVLAETHEDIRSLKELVMYGVKGMAAYAEHAWNLNHTDKDIINFTTHALAQLLRTDMSVDELVALTMKTGENCVKTMALLDKANTSTYGNPEITSVNIGVRNNPAILISGHDLRDLEDLLEQTKGTGVDVYTHSEMLPAHYYPKFKQYENFVGNYGSSWWKQVDDFETFNGPFLFTTNCIVPPRANANYADRIYTTGASGLEGAIHIADRPEGGRKDFSAIIEHAKKCQAPTQIETGSIVGGFAHAQVLALADKVVDAVKSGAIRKFVVMAGCDGRMKSREYYTEFAEKLPKDTVILTAGCAKYRYNKLQLGDIGGIPRVLDAGQCNDSYSLAVIALKLKEVFGLDDVNKLPIVYNIAWYEQKAVAVLLALLSLGVKNIHLGPTLPAFLSPNVAKVLVENFGIAGISTVDEDLALMIG; encoded by the coding sequence ATGAGCATGTTTTGTTTTCAGTGTCAGGAAACCGCAAAAGGAACCGGCTGTACCATTGCCGGTGTATGTGGAAAGAAAGAACCCGTTTCTGCCATGCAGGACCTTTTAATATATAATGTAAAAGGTTTAAGCTGGTGGATGGACAAGGCCAACCAACTTGGAATCACGTTGGATGCCAAAACTGACAGAATGGTACTCAATGCCATTTTTGCTACTATCACCAATGCCAACTTCGATCGCAAAGCGATTATTGCTCTTGTGAATGAAACACTGGCTGCCAAGAAAAAAATCCGCGCACTTGTTGAACCAAAACTCAATGATGTTCAAATTCCCGGTGCGGCACAATGGGAAGCTACTACCGAAGAAGACTTTGACAAAAAAGCCCTACTGATTGGCGTTCTGGCTGAAACACACGAAGATATCCGTTCGCTGAAAGAGCTTGTCATGTATGGTGTCAAAGGTATGGCTGCCTATGCAGAACACGCATGGAATCTGAATCACACCGACAAAGACATTATCAACTTCACAACACACGCACTTGCACAGCTTCTGCGCACCGACATGAGTGTTGACGAACTTGTAGCGCTGACCATGAAAACCGGCGAAAACTGTGTAAAAACAATGGCGCTTCTCGACAAAGCCAACACAAGCACCTACGGCAATCCTGAAATCACTTCAGTAAACATTGGCGTACGCAACAATCCCGCTATTCTCATCAGCGGGCATGACCTGCGCGACCTAGAAGATCTGCTCGAGCAGACAAAAGGTACCGGCGTCGACGTGTACACTCACAGCGAAATGCTGCCTGCTCATTATTATCCAAAATTCAAACAATACGAAAACTTCGTAGGAAACTACGGCTCTTCATGGTGGAAACAGGTCGATGATTTCGAAACTTTCAATGGCCCGTTCCTCTTCACCACCAACTGCATTGTTCCTCCGCGTGCAAACGCAAACTATGCCGACCGCATCTACACAACGGGTGCTTCAGGACTTGAAGGTGCAATTCACATTGCCGATCGTCCCGAAGGTGGCCGCAAAGATTTTTCAGCAATTATTGAACACGCCAAGAAATGTCAGGCACCGACTCAAATCGAGACCGGCAGCATCGTAGGTGGTTTTGCACATGCACAGGTTCTGGCATTGGCCGATAAAGTTGTCGACGCAGTTAAATCAGGTGCCATCCGCAAATTTGTCGTTATGGCCGGTTGCGACGGACGCATGAAATCGCGCGAATACTACACGGAATTTGCTGAAAAACTTCCAAAAGACACTGTTATTCTCACAGCCGGTTGTGCCAAATATCGCTACAACAAACTCCAACTTGGCGACATCGGCGGAATTCCACGCGTACTCGATGCTGGTCAGTGCAACGACAGCTACTCACTCGCCGTTATCGCTCTCAAACTAAAAGAAGTTTTCGGACTCGACGATGTGAACAAGCTTCCGATTGTTTACAACATTGCCTGGTACGAACAGAAAGCAGTTGCCGTATTGTTGGCCCTGCTCTCACTGGGTGTTAAAAACATTCACCTCGGACCAACGCTCCCGGCATTCCTATCGCCCAACGTGGCCAAAGTGCTGGTTGAAAACTTCGGAATAGCCGGAATTTCTACCGTTGACGAAGATCTGGCCTTAATGATCGGATAA
- a CDS encoding 50S ribosomal protein L9 has protein sequence MEVILTQDVKNLGYKDDCVKVRPGYGRNFLIPRGMAIIATESARKVLAENLKQRAFKEDKIRKEAEALAEKLKDVKLVIKTKAAATGKIYGSVNNIQVAEALKEQHNFDVDRKKIEVANDTIKETGTYTAKVNLYKDIKAEITIEVVGEE, from the coding sequence ATGGAAGTCATACTCACACAAGACGTGAAAAATCTAGGATACAAAGACGACTGCGTAAAAGTTCGTCCCGGATACGGCCGCAATTTTCTTATCCCCCGCGGAATGGCTATTATAGCTACCGAGTCCGCCAGGAAAGTTCTTGCTGAAAATCTGAAACAGCGCGCATTCAAAGAAGATAAAATCCGCAAAGAAGCCGAAGCTTTGGCTGAAAAACTGAAAGACGTGAAACTCGTCATTAAAACAAAAGCCGCTGCTACAGGCAAAATCTACGGAAGCGTCAATAATATTCAGGTTGCTGAAGCGCTCAAAGAACAACACAATTTCGATGTTGACCGCAAGAAAATTGAGGTTGCCAACGATACCATCAAGGAAACCGGAACCTATACGGCAAAAGTGAACTTGTATAAGGACATCAAAGCCGAAATCACCATCGAGGTGGTCGGCGAAGAATAA
- a CDS encoding cupin — translation MKSTHFSTAGAKENPHGVDVKMLYNDPTAQALMISLQPGQALKPHTTPVDVFFFVFEGTATVHIGEETESFSSGTLIESPKDIIHHLSNQSDVAARILVVKAPKP, via the coding sequence ATGAAAAGCACCCATTTTTCAACTGCTGGAGCAAAAGAAAACCCGCATGGCGTCGATGTGAAAATGTTGTATAACGATCCGACCGCTCAGGCGCTCATGATTAGTCTGCAGCCCGGTCAGGCACTGAAGCCACACACCACCCCTGTCGATGTTTTCTTTTTTGTTTTCGAAGGAACCGCAACTGTTCATATCGGAGAGGAAACTGAATCATTTTCGTCAGGCACGCTTATCGAAAGTCCAAAAGACATTATACACCATCTTTCAAATCAATCGGATGTTGCAGCCCGGATTCTGGTTGTTAAAGCGCCAAAACCTTAA